The genomic region TGCTCCGGGTTTTATTCAAACAGCTATGACAGAGCAGTTGCCTGAAAAAGTTAAAGAAGAGATGCTTCGCATGATTCCTCTTCAGAGGTTTGGAACAACGCAGGATGTTGCAAATGCTATAATATTTCTGGCTTTGCCAGAATCTGGATACATAACCGGACAGGTTATTCATGTAAATGGCGGAATGTACATGTAAAAAAGAAAAAGGAGGAGGTAAGTAATGGTAGAAGAAAAGGTAAAGGAAATTATAGCAAAACAGCTTGGGGTTGAAGTATCTCAGGTAACACCTGAAGCATCCTTTGTGGAGGATCTTGGAGCAGACTCTCTTGATACTGTTGAGCTTGTTATGGCATTTGAAGAGGCATTCGGTATTGAGATTCCCGATGAAGATGCTGAAAAGATTAGCAAAGTGAAGGATGCAATTGACTACATAAAAAACAAAACAGGTCAGGCATAATATTTTATGAGCAAAAGAAGAGTTGTTGTGACCGGGATGGGGATGGTTTCCCCTCTCGGTCTTGATGTTAAATCTACATGGGAGGCAATTCTTCAGGGTAAATCAGGAGTTTCTTATATTACCCATTTTGATGCGAAAGACTATCCTGTAAGAATTGCAGCAGAAGTTAAAGGTTTTGATCCAGCAAACTACATTGAACAAAAAGAAATAAAAAAAATGGATAGATTTATCCATTTTGCAATTGCTGCTACTGAGATGGCATTGCAGGATTCAGGTTTAAAAATCACTCCTCAGAATTCTGAAAGAATTGGAATTGTGATCGGCTCAGGCATGGGAGGACTTCCAACCATTGAATATTACCACAAAGTATTGCTTGAGAAAGGATGGAAAAGGGTAAGTCCATTTTTTATTCCTATGGTTATCGTTAATCTTGCTGCTGGTCAGATATCCATAAGATATGGAATAAAGGGACCAAATCTTGCAGTAACAACTGCCTGTGCAACAGGAAATCATTCAATTGGAGAAGCTTTCAGAATGATTCAATATGGAGATGCCGATGTAATGATTGCAGGTGGCACAGAGGCTGTTATCACACCAATGGCGGTGGCAGGATTTGCCATAATGAGAGCTCTCTCAACAAGAAATGATGAGCCTGAGAAAGCAAGCAGACCTTTTGACATTGATAGAGATGGATTTGTAATGGGTGAAGGAAGTGGAATTATTATTCTTGAAGAGCTTGAGCATGCTTTAAAAAGAGGAGCAAAAATTTATGCAGAAGTTGTCGGATATGGAATGAGTTCAGATGCCTATCATATTACAGCACCTGCACCAGAAGGAGAGGGTGGAGCAAGATGTATGAAGATGGCAATAAATGACGCTGGAATTCATCCA from Thermodesulfovibrio sp. 3907-1M harbors:
- the acpP gene encoding acyl carrier protein, producing the protein MVEEKVKEIIAKQLGVEVSQVTPEASFVEDLGADSLDTVELVMAFEEAFGIEIPDEDAEKISKVKDAIDYIKNKTGQA
- the fabF gene encoding beta-ketoacyl-ACP synthase II, which codes for MSKRRVVVTGMGMVSPLGLDVKSTWEAILQGKSGVSYITHFDAKDYPVRIAAEVKGFDPANYIEQKEIKKMDRFIHFAIAATEMALQDSGLKITPQNSERIGIVIGSGMGGLPTIEYYHKVLLEKGWKRVSPFFIPMVIVNLAAGQISIRYGIKGPNLAVTTACATGNHSIGEAFRMIQYGDADVMIAGGTEAVITPMAVAGFAIMRALSTRNDEPEKASRPFDIDRDGFVMGEGSGIIILEELEHALKRGAKIYAEVVGYGMSSDAYHITAPAPEGEGGARCMKMAINDAGIHPEEVDYINAHGTGTKQGDELETQAIKTVFGEHAYKLCVSSTKSMTGHLLGAAGGVEAIFTVLSIYENIVPPTINLDNPDPECDLDYVPYKPKKKEIRYAMTNSFGFGGTNASLVFKKF